From Rutidosis leptorrhynchoides isolate AG116_Rl617_1_P2 chromosome 3, CSIRO_AGI_Rlap_v1, whole genome shotgun sequence, a single genomic window includes:
- the LOC139901497 gene encoding protein ALP1-like, whose amino-acid sequence MAALGAVTLAFGEKKREGEYLRKPTAQDIARLYNFHEQKHGLPGMLGSIDWQYTRSDQKGPSVMLEAVASQDLWIWHAFFGMANSKNDINVLNASPIFNSIKDITAPPSPFDVNGSHYERGYYLGNGIYPDWAMLVKGPHNPIDEPHKKFKRFQESARKDIERAFGVLQGRFAMLKAPARSKDFNKIRRHMYACIVLHNMIQENNDFAIGRREERMIERNPPRRLERDLRDRDARVKEIRDKQVHQQLEADLAKHVWNLSPYFRSANNNE is encoded by the exons ATGGCGGCACTTGGTGCCGTCACTTTGGCGTTTGGGGAGAAGAAACGGGAGGG AGAATATTTGCGAAAACCCACTGCCCAAGATATCGCTAGACTTTATAATTTTCACGAACAAAAACATGGTTTACCGGGTATGCTTGGTAGtatagatt GGCAATACACAAGAAGTGATCAAAAAGGGCCTTCTGTAATGCTTGAAGCAGTCGCCTCACAAGATTTGTGGATATGGCATGCATTCTTTGGTATGGCAAACTCGAAAAATGATATTAACGTTCTAAATGCATCACCAATTTTCAACTCTATAAAAGATATTACGGCTCCACCTTCACCATTTGATGTCAACGGGAGTCACTACGAAAGAGGGTATTACCTAGGCAATGGTATATACCCAGATTGGGCCATGTTGGTAAAAGGGCCTCATAATCCAATTGACGAACCACATAAAAAATTTAAACGTTTTCAAGAAAGTGCAAGGAAAGATATTGAGCGTGCATTTGGAGTATTACAGGGTAGATTTGCAATGTTAAAGGCTCCGGCGAGATCTAAAGacttcaacaaaattagaagacatatGTATGCTTGTATTGTATTACATAACATGATTCAGGAAAATAACGATTTTGCTATTGGAAGGAGAGAAGAAAGAATGATAGAAAGGAACCCACCACGAAGGTTGGAACGGGATTTGAGGGATCGAGATGCAAGGGTTAAGGAAATAAGAGACAAGCAAGTTCACCAACAATTAGAGGCAGATTTAGCCAAGCACGTTTGGAACTTATCACCTTATTTTCGGTCtgctaataataatgaataa
- the LOC139898275 gene encoding malonyl-coenzyme A:anthocyanin 3-O-glucoside-6''-O-malonyltransferase-like: MSSLLNVVQVSKVSPPSTLKNQSLPLTFFDIFWLFKHPIHHVFFYKVPNLTMHHFVKTIIPTLNTTLSTTLQYFFPYAGNLIIFPTRTKKPEIRYVQGDHVNVTYSECNLDFNDLTGNHPRNCDKFYHLIPPLGPCAKIDDDYTKIPVFSVQVTLFRHHGFSLGFTVHHSLADASTQIGFLNAWTSISQFGTDELFLSKNMFPLYDRVISYPTQDVEALVVANVESLKNREYRVPHLCGLSDKVRATFIMTRSEATRLKSLVSTHLPSLTYVSSFTVSCAYIWSCLAKSCKNELEILIFSIDCRARMDPPIPATYFGNCGKLCICISDTIVLKDESFIAIAKLIGEELYKMLTTEGGVLMAKAPFYELKSRTKMSVAGSPKMNFYDMNFGWGNPKKQELISIDYEGSISMNACKDSNENMEFGICLSATEMQAFARIFNDGLEKKI, from the coding sequence ATGTCTTCCTTGTTGAATGTTGTTCAAGTGTCCAAAGTGTCACCACCTTCCACCTTAAAAAACCAGTCACTACCGCTAACGTTCTTTGACATCTTCTGGCTATTCAAACATCCGATTCATCATGTTTTTTTCTACAAAGTACCCAACCTAACAATGCATCACTTCGTTAAAACCATCATTCCCACTCTTAATACTACACTATCAACCACCCTTCAATACTTTTTCCCTTATGCAGGTAATCTCATCATATTTCCAACTCGTACCAAAAAACCTGAAATTCGTTACGTCCAGGGTGATCATGTCAACGTCACATATTCAGAATGTAATCTTGATTTTAACGATCTTACTGGTAACCATCCTCGAAATTGTGATAAGTTTTACCATCTTATACCTCCACTTGGACCATGTGCTAAAATAGATGATGATTACACAAAGATCCCTGTTTTTTCTGTCCAAGTAACGCTCTTTCGGCACCATGGTTTCTCATTAGGGTTTACTGTTCATCATAGTCTCGCCGATGCTTCAACTCAGATTGGTTTCTTAAACGCTTGGACATCGATTTCTCAATTTGGTACAGATGAATTATTTCTGTCTAAAAACATGTTCCCTTTGTACGATAGAGTGATTAGTTACCCAACACAAGATGTGGAGGCTCTTGTAGTAGCGAATGTAGAATCTTTAAAGAACCGAGAGTATCGAGTTCCACACCTTTGTGGACTGTCCGATAAAGTTAGGGCCACATTTATCATGACTCGAAGTGAGGCCACTCGGTTGAAGAGCTTGGTTTCAACTCATTTGCCAAGTCTAACTTATGTATCATCTTTTACGGTATCGTGTGCTTATATCTGGAGTTGTCTCGCTAAATCGTGCAAAAATGAGCTAGAAATACTTATTTTTTCCATCGATTGCAGGGCACGTATGGATCCGCCCATCCCTGCAACCTACTTTGGCAACTGTGGTAAGCTATGTATATGCATATCCGATACCATTGTTTTAAAAGATGAAAGTTTCATTGCTATTGCTAAATTAATTGGAGAGGAGCTTTATAAAATGTTAACTACTGAGGGTGGTGTTTTAATGGCAAAGGCTCCGTTTTACGAGTTGAAGTCAAGAACTAAGATGAGTGTCGCGGGATCACCAAAAATGAACTTTTATGACATGAATTTCGGATGGGGAAATCCAAAAAAACAAGAACTAATCTCGATCGATTATGAAGGATCAATATCGATGAATGCTTGTAAAGATTCAAATGAAAATATGGAGTTTGGTATATGTCTTTCGGCTACTGAGATGCAAGCTTTTGCTCGTATCTTTAATGATGGATTAGAAAAGAAGATATAG